One genomic segment of Erythrolamprus reginae isolate rEryReg1 chromosome 2, rEryReg1.hap1, whole genome shotgun sequence includes these proteins:
- the TUSC2 gene encoding tumor suppressor candidate 2 isoform X2, giving the protein MGASGSKSRSHWFFGSGGPSGSERSTGDQTLTRARGLCSATPFVFTRRGSMYYDEDGDLAHEFYEETIITKNGRKRAKLKRIHKNLVPQGMVKLEHPRIHVDFPVIICEV; this is encoded by the exons ATGGGCGCCAGCGGCTCCAAGTCTCGAAGCCACTGGTTCTTCGGCTCGGGCGGCCCAAGCGGCTCCGAGAGGTCAACCGGCGATCAGACGCTGACTCGAGCTCGGGGACTCTGCTCGGCTACCCCCTTCGTCTTCACCCGCCGCGG CTCCATGTATTATGATGAGGATGGTGACCTTGCACATGAGTTTTATGAGGAGACAATAATCACCAAGAATGGGAGGAAGCGTGCCAAGCTCAAAAGAATTCACAAGAACCTGGTACCTCAG GGCATGGTGAAACTGGAACACCCTCGGATTCATGTGGACTTCCCTGTTATCATCTGTGAAGTCTGA
- the TUSC2 gene encoding tumor suppressor candidate 2 isoform X1 gives MGASGSKSRSHWFFGSGGPSGSERSTGDQTLTRARGLCSATPFVFTRRGSMYYDEDGDLAHEFYEETIITKNGRKRAKLKRIHKNLVPQGMVKLEHPRIHVDFPVIICEGRKCHCSETRASCGSG, from the exons ATGGGCGCCAGCGGCTCCAAGTCTCGAAGCCACTGGTTCTTCGGCTCGGGCGGCCCAAGCGGCTCCGAGAGGTCAACCGGCGATCAGACGCTGACTCGAGCTCGGGGACTCTGCTCGGCTACCCCCTTCGTCTTCACCCGCCGCGG CTCCATGTATTATGATGAGGATGGTGACCTTGCACATGAGTTTTATGAGGAGACAATAATCACCAAGAATGGGAGGAAGCGTGCCAAGCTCAAAAGAATTCACAAGAACCTGGTACCTCAG GGCATGGTGAAACTGGAACACCCTCGGATTCATGTGGACTTCCCTGTTATCATCTGTGAA GGAAGGAAATGTCACTGCAGTGAAACAAGAGCATCCTGCGGATCGGGATGA